Proteins encoded by one window of Nodosilinea sp. PGN35:
- a CDS encoding response regulator: MANFSAVELPLPSAATARYDAACTPGAESGRRHLLLIDNEPDICLLVQDALREFEGWQVTTCPDSSALDIGSRPPWDAILLEISVDQITQAALVLALRSHPQTCRLPIVLLTSQVMARDYARFEQMEVAGVIAKPFDPVTLGRQIAQLLGWADGGQRLPRSGRQRQGSGAI, encoded by the coding sequence ATGGCCAATTTCTCAGCAGTAGAACTACCGCTTCCCTCAGCAGCGACAGCTCGCTATGACGCTGCTTGCACCCCAGGGGCGGAGTCGGGGCGGCGGCACTTACTTCTGATTGATAACGAACCCGATATCTGTCTGCTAGTGCAGGACGCCCTGCGCGAATTTGAGGGCTGGCAGGTGACCACCTGCCCCGATTCCAGTGCCTTAGACATCGGCAGCAGGCCCCCCTGGGACGCTATCTTACTGGAGATCTCGGTTGACCAGATCACCCAGGCGGCCCTGGTGCTGGCCCTGCGATCGCATCCCCAAACCTGCCGACTGCCCATCGTGCTGCTGACCTCCCAGGTCATGGCGAGGGACTATGCCCGGTTTGAGCAGATGGAGGTGGCGGGGGTAATTGCTAAACCCTTTGACCCGGTGACCCTGGGTCGCCAGATTGCCCAACTGCTGGGCTGGGCCGATGGCGGCCAGCGTCTGCCCCGGTCTGGGCGTCAGCGCCAGGGTAGCGGAGCGATTTGA
- a CDS encoding AAA-like domain-containing protein, whose protein sequence is MTQTMNSSDRRRRGVVLSSQGWQRLRAAEQLLSLQHNGGNPYTLDQLCAVTGLSANTLVKARRRQKPVDLTTLDTYFAAFDLTLTADDYLLPDDTQRLDTSIAAQRGPLNGPLSLDSPFYLYRPAVESSGTQEILTPGAMVRIKAPRQFGKTSLINLMLGHAQDYGLRTAVVSLRAIDRSTLADINQTLRWFCATVARALGLPNQLDQRWDGLFGGIYSCTDYFETYLLPAADQPLLLVIDDLDEIFVYGDGATDLLGMLRAWYEQGRYGIGHSLWPQLRLVIAHSTEAWLPLGLHQSPFNVGLSLELPPLGLDLVQELALRYGLTPSDDELRQLLDLVGGHPYLTHLTLFHLTQQPLGAIVEQAIAYDGLYSSHLRQFMDSLEGDLDLLEAMVQVAQTPGGVRLPPQVAFRLQGLGLVRFKQQLSVASCELYRRYFATLLEN, encoded by the coding sequence ATGACCCAAACCATGAACTCAAGCGATCGCCGCCGCCGGGGTGTCGTGCTCAGCTCCCAGGGCTGGCAGCGGCTGCGGGCGGCGGAGCAGCTGCTGTCGTTACAGCACAATGGCGGCAACCCCTACACCCTCGACCAGCTCTGTGCGGTAACTGGGCTGAGTGCCAACACCCTGGTCAAGGCCCGGCGGCGGCAAAAACCCGTTGACCTCACCACCCTTGACACCTACTTCGCCGCCTTCGATCTCACCCTGACCGCCGACGACTACCTGCTTCCCGACGACACCCAGCGCCTCGACACCTCCATCGCCGCCCAGCGGGGGCCGCTCAACGGCCCGCTGTCCCTAGACTCGCCCTTTTACCTCTATCGGCCCGCAGTAGAGTCGAGCGGCACCCAAGAAATTCTCACCCCTGGGGCCATGGTGCGGATTAAAGCGCCGCGCCAGTTTGGCAAGACCTCGCTGATCAACTTGATGCTGGGCCACGCCCAGGACTACGGCCTGCGTACGGCGGTGGTCAGCCTGCGGGCCATCGATCGCAGCACCCTGGCCGATATCAACCAAACCCTGCGCTGGTTTTGCGCCACTGTGGCCCGCGCCCTCGGCCTGCCCAACCAGCTCGATCAGCGGTGGGACGGCCTGTTTGGCGGCATCTACAGCTGTACCGACTACTTTGAGACCTACCTGCTGCCCGCTGCTGACCAGCCCCTGCTGCTCGTCATTGACGACCTCGACGAAATCTTTGTCTACGGCGATGGGGCCACCGATCTGCTGGGCATGCTGCGGGCCTGGTACGAACAGGGGCGCTACGGCATCGGTCACAGCCTCTGGCCTCAGCTGCGGCTGGTGATCGCCCATTCCACTGAGGCCTGGCTGCCCCTTGGTCTGCATCAGTCCCCCTTTAATGTGGGCCTCTCGCTGGAGCTGCCCCCCTTGGGCCTCGATCTGGTGCAGGAGCTGGCCCTGCGCTACGGCCTCACCCCCAGCGACGACGAGCTGCGGCAGCTGCTCGACCTGGTGGGCGGCCACCCCTACCTGACCCACCTCACCCTCTTTCACCTGACCCAGCAGCCCCTCGGGGCCATCGTCGAACAGGCGATCGCCTACGACGGCCTCTACAGCAGCCACCTGCGCCAGTTCATGGATAGCCTGGAGGGCGACCTTGACCTGCTGGAGGCCATGGTGCAGGTGGCCCAGACCCCCGGCGGCGTCAGGCTGCCGCCCCAGGTGGCATTTCGGCTTCAGGGGCTGGGGCTGGTACGCTTTAAGCAGCAGCTTTCTGTGGCCAGTTGCGAGCTGTATCGCCGGTACTTTGCCACCCTGCTGGAGAACTAG
- a CDS encoding AAA-like domain-containing protein, which yields MLTQPVQSPYQVGGSLPPTAATYVERRADSQLQQLLLAGHFCYVFNARQMGKSSLRVHTMATLAQLGVQSVAIDLTAIGSQQITVDQWYAAIAAYLTRGLKLPIDLGMWWRSQAHLPAVARLGHLIDEIILPALASPLVIFIDEIDSILGLAFPTDDFFALIRTCFNRRADSSAYRRLTFALFGVATPSALMRDKARTPFNIGQAVELAGFTLAEAQPLVEPLRPWIDDPAAVLARVLHWSGGQPFLTQKLCHLVVKAAASQGKPATAWVDQLVQQQIICNWERHDEPEHLKTIRDRLARQPQRLGQLLGLYQQVLEQGAVALDNSPDQTELLLLGLVDRCDGHIQVKNPIYRAVFDPAWVQQQLNDLRPYAAPLNAWVASDCTDESRLLRGQALQETLTWAEHRRLSPLDYQFLAASQELDRQEALARAEVERLAEVEARLAIEHQRTHEQQRHLRRQRLLLGAVTTALVATTALGFIARRQYHQAAQSEAQAIVRSAESLLASDQSFEALIEAIRGQQRLRQLPRVNPALQTQADAILERIVLGLHQKNRLRGHSAAVLATSFNPGPAHAGQIATAGVDTTVKLWRPDGPLIATLTGHQATIRALKYSPDGRYLASAGDDGTIRLWSPAGTLERTIKTPMASIWSLAFSADGRSLLAAGNGNQALLYSLEGEVLRRFEHPGEVTGLRSVAYSPKGDAIALGGNNSVISLWRADGQYLKSLTDHSDPIHSLAYSPAGDRLISGSTDKTIKLWTIDGDLISTLTHHQAPVKEIAFSPDGREFVSASWDKTLALWSASGTLLTTLKGHSAAVWGVAYSPDGTTIASAGADSEVLLWQAQNPFYKKLQGLSAVALGAVFSPDGQTLATAGSDQYVTFIAPGPATMTKLEAHQAGVSNLALHPTQPWLTTTSEDGSVRVWDFSRTLKQSFGSHDAAVLGAAWHPSGDELLASTVTGQLYRWQADGTLLERWAGALAPIWDIAYSPDGSQFATASNDGNLRLWNREGELLHSLEHGSAVWRVAYSPDGQWLVTGSGDNTARLWQPDGTLAATLTGHQAAVWGLDFNPASSLLATASIDETVKLWRLDCLTTPACQAEAAPGQSTTLITTLNQHNSGIRSLRFNAQGTVLASVGDDETVVLWNVEPILALDPLAYGCAWIADYLRTNAQVSQRDRQLCDEL from the coding sequence GTGCTCACCCAGCCCGTTCAGTCGCCCTACCAGGTGGGGGGCAGCCTGCCGCCCACCGCCGCCACCTACGTTGAGCGGCGGGCCGACAGCCAGCTGCAACAGCTGCTGCTGGCCGGTCACTTTTGCTACGTGTTTAACGCCCGGCAGATGGGCAAGTCGAGCCTGCGGGTGCACACCATGGCCACCCTGGCGCAGCTGGGGGTGCAGAGTGTCGCCATTGACCTGACGGCCATTGGCAGTCAGCAGATTACGGTAGACCAGTGGTACGCGGCGATCGCCGCGTACCTGACGCGGGGGCTCAAGCTGCCGATAGACCTGGGCATGTGGTGGCGCAGCCAGGCCCATCTGCCCGCCGTAGCCCGCCTCGGCCACCTAATCGACGAGATCATCCTGCCCGCGTTAGCCTCCCCCCTGGTGATCTTTATTGACGAAATCGACAGCATTTTGGGGCTGGCCTTTCCCACCGACGACTTTTTTGCCCTGATTCGCACCTGCTTTAACCGCCGGGCCGACAGTTCTGCCTACCGGCGGCTCACCTTTGCCCTGTTTGGGGTCGCCACCCCCAGCGCCCTGATGCGCGATAAAGCCCGCACTCCCTTCAATATTGGTCAGGCCGTCGAGCTGGCGGGGTTTACCCTGGCCGAGGCCCAGCCCCTGGTGGAGCCGCTGCGGCCCTGGATAGACGACCCCGCCGCCGTGCTGGCGCGGGTGCTGCACTGGAGCGGGGGGCAGCCGTTCTTAACCCAAAAGCTCTGCCACCTGGTGGTTAAGGCTGCCGCCAGCCAGGGCAAACCCGCTACCGCCTGGGTTGACCAGCTGGTGCAGCAGCAGATTATTTGCAACTGGGAGCGCCACGACGAGCCCGAACACCTCAAGACCATCCGCGATCGCCTGGCCCGGCAGCCCCAGCGCCTGGGTCAGCTGCTCGGCCTCTACCAGCAGGTGCTGGAGCAGGGAGCGGTAGCCCTAGACAACTCCCCCGACCAGACCGAGCTGCTGCTGCTGGGTCTAGTCGATCGGTGCGACGGCCATATTCAAGTCAAAAACCCCATCTACCGGGCGGTGTTTGACCCCGCCTGGGTGCAGCAGCAGCTCAACGATCTGCGACCCTACGCCGCCCCTCTCAATGCCTGGGTGGCCTCAGACTGCACCGACGAGTCGCGCCTGCTGCGGGGGCAAGCCCTGCAAGAAACCCTGACCTGGGCCGAGCACCGCCGCCTCAGCCCCCTCGACTATCAGTTTTTGGCCGCCAGTCAGGAGCTAGATCGCCAGGAGGCCCTGGCCCGAGCCGAAGTCGAGCGCCTGGCGGAAGTTGAGGCCCGGCTGGCCATCGAGCACCAGCGCACCCATGAGCAGCAGCGGCATCTGCGCCGCCAGCGGCTGCTGCTGGGGGCCGTCACAACGGCCCTGGTGGCCACCACCGCCCTGGGGTTTATCGCTCGCCGTCAGTACCACCAAGCGGCCCAGAGCGAGGCCCAGGCTATCGTGCGGAGTGCCGAATCGCTGCTGGCCTCAGATCAATCCTTTGAGGCGCTGATCGAGGCCATTCGCGGCCAGCAGCGGCTGCGCCAGCTGCCCAGGGTCAACCCCGCCCTGCAAACCCAGGCCGACGCCATTCTGGAGCGGATTGTGCTGGGCCTGCACCAAAAAAACCGCCTCAGGGGCCACAGCGCAGCGGTGCTAGCCACGAGTTTTAACCCTGGGCCAGCCCACGCCGGACAGATCGCCACGGCGGGCGTCGATACCACCGTTAAGCTCTGGCGGCCCGACGGCCCGCTGATCGCTACTCTCACCGGCCATCAGGCCACGATTCGAGCCCTCAAGTACAGTCCCGACGGGCGCTACCTGGCCTCAGCCGGAGACGATGGCACCATTCGTCTATGGAGCCCGGCGGGGACGCTGGAGCGCACCATCAAAACCCCGATGGCCTCGATCTGGAGCCTGGCCTTTAGCGCCGACGGGCGATCGCTGCTGGCCGCAGGCAATGGCAACCAGGCCTTGCTCTACAGCCTGGAGGGAGAGGTGCTGAGGCGCTTTGAACACCCTGGCGAGGTCACTGGTCTGCGATCGGTGGCCTACAGCCCGAAGGGGGATGCGATCGCCCTGGGGGGCAACAACAGCGTCATTTCGCTGTGGCGAGCGGACGGGCAGTACCTCAAGTCCCTCACCGATCACAGCGATCCGATCCACAGTTTGGCCTACAGCCCCGCAGGCGATCGGCTGATCAGCGGCAGCACCGACAAAACCATCAAACTCTGGACCATTGACGGCGACCTGATCAGCACCCTGACCCACCACCAGGCCCCGGTCAAAGAGATTGCCTTTAGCCCCGATGGGCGAGAGTTTGTCTCCGCCAGCTGGGATAAAACCCTGGCCCTGTGGAGCGCCAGCGGTACCCTGCTCACGACCCTAAAGGGTCACAGCGCCGCTGTCTGGGGGGTTGCCTACAGCCCCGATGGCACCACCATCGCCTCCGCTGGAGCCGACAGTGAAGTGCTGCTGTGGCAAGCCCAAAACCCGTTTTATAAAAAGCTCCAGGGGTTGAGTGCGGTGGCCCTGGGCGCGGTCTTTAGCCCCGACGGCCAAACCCTGGCCACGGCAGGCAGCGACCAGTACGTCACTTTCATTGCGCCAGGGCCAGCCACAATGACCAAGCTGGAAGCTCACCAGGCGGGGGTTTCTAACCTGGCCCTGCACCCCACCCAGCCCTGGCTGACCACCACCAGCGAAGACGGCAGCGTTAGAGTGTGGGACTTTAGCCGCACCCTCAAACAGAGCTTTGGCAGCCACGATGCCGCCGTTCTGGGGGCCGCCTGGCACCCCAGCGGCGATGAGCTGCTGGCCAGCACCGTCACCGGCCAGCTGTATCGGTGGCAGGCCGACGGCACCCTGCTCGAGCGCTGGGCCGGGGCCTTGGCCCCGATCTGGGATATCGCCTACAGCCCTGACGGCAGTCAGTTTGCCACCGCCAGCAATGACGGCAACCTGCGCCTCTGGAACCGCGAGGGCGAGCTGCTGCACAGCTTAGAGCATGGCTCGGCGGTGTGGCGTGTGGCCTACAGCCCCGATGGTCAATGGTTGGTCACCGGCAGCGGCGACAACACGGCCCGCCTCTGGCAACCCGACGGCACCCTAGCCGCCACCCTCACAGGGCACCAGGCCGCCGTCTGGGGCCTTGACTTTAACCCTGCCAGCAGCCTGCTGGCCACCGCCAGCATTGACGAAACCGTCAAACTCTGGCGTCTAGATTGTCTGACCACCCCCGCCTGCCAGGCGGAGGCAGCCCCTGGGCAGTCCACTACCCTGATTACTACCCTCAACCAGCACAATTCCGGAATTCGCAGCCTGCGCTTCAACGCCCAGGGCACCGTGCTGGCCTCGGTAGGCGACGACGAAACCGTCGTGCTGTGGAACGTAGAGCCGATTTTGGCCCTCGACCCCCTGGCCTATGGCTGCGCCTGGATCGCCGACTACCTGCGTACCAATGCCCAGGTGTCCCAGCGCGATCGCCAGCTGTGCGACGAACTTTAG
- the psaK gene encoding photosystem I reaction center subunit PsaK, with product MEAGTLAFLPLLAAVPNTLSWSPKVAAVMVICNILAIAFGKFTIKHQSAPPAMPSSEMFGGFGLPAVLATTSFGHIIGAGVILGLANLGAL from the coding sequence ATGGAGGCTGGTACATTGGCATTTTTACCGCTGTTAGCCGCAGTTCCAAACACGCTGAGCTGGAGCCCTAAGGTGGCGGCCGTCATGGTCATCTGCAATATTTTGGCCATTGCCTTTGGCAAGTTCACCATCAAGCATCAGAGCGCCCCCCCGGCGATGCCGTCTTCGGAAATGTTTGGCGGGTTTGGCCTGCCCGCCGTGCTGGCCACCACTAGCTTTGGCCACATCATCGGGGCCGGAGTAATTTTGGGCCTGGCCAATCTGGGTGCTCTCTAG
- a CDS encoding cell division protein FtsQ/DivIB has protein sequence MTRVSSLSRDELKTRRKSLRRRRRISISQALWRFWALSGLTAAIFWGATRPAWLIHSSAQINVSGNELLSTEMVQSLVPLSYPQPLMKVEPEVLARQLRDRGPIVSAEVTRQLLPPRLNVRVQERVPVALVLPVGNAEGSGNQYLQAGFLDAHGAWMPLASFGLGSASPQLPTLQLRGIQPHYQRYWPQIYETIVTSPVAITEIDWQDPNNLVLETALGTVYLGPYSPELEQQLATLDKMRNLPNQLAANEVARIDLSNPDVPSVAVVDTAAPGAAVNSGTNP, from the coding sequence ATGACCCGTGTTTCTTCCCTGTCTCGCGACGAACTCAAGACCCGGCGAAAGAGTCTGCGGCGGCGGCGGCGCATTTCGATCAGCCAGGCGCTCTGGCGGTTTTGGGCGCTCTCTGGGCTGACGGCGGCAATTTTTTGGGGGGCCACCCGGCCGGCGTGGCTAATCCACAGCTCCGCCCAGATCAACGTCAGCGGCAACGAGCTGCTCAGTACCGAAATGGTGCAGAGCCTGGTGCCGCTGAGCTATCCCCAGCCGCTGATGAAGGTGGAACCGGAGGTGTTGGCCCGGCAGCTGCGCGATCGCGGCCCCATTGTCAGCGCTGAGGTCACCCGCCAGCTGCTGCCGCCGCGCCTCAATGTGCGGGTGCAGGAGCGGGTGCCCGTTGCCCTGGTGCTGCCGGTGGGCAACGCCGAGGGCAGCGGCAATCAGTATCTTCAGGCGGGGTTCCTCGACGCCCACGGTGCCTGGATGCCCCTGGCCAGCTTTGGTCTGGGCAGCGCCTCGCCCCAGCTGCCCACCCTGCAGCTCCGGGGCATTCAACCCCACTACCAGCGCTACTGGCCCCAGATCTACGAAACCATCGTCACCAGCCCGGTGGCCATTACCGAGATCGATTGGCAAGATCCCAACAACCTGGTGCTTGAGACCGCCCTGGGCACGGTTTACCTGGGCCCCTACAGCCCAGAACTAGAGCAGCAGCTGGCCACCCTCGACAAAATGCGCAACCTGCCCAACCAGCTGGCCGCTAACGAAGTGGCCCGCATTGACCTCAGCAACCCCGATGTACCCTCGGTGGCCGTCGTCGATACCGCTGCGCCGGGTGCCGCTGTCAATTCGGGCACCAACCCGTGA
- the ftsZ gene encoding cell division protein FtsZ, which translates to MPGETYTNNSALPSSVARIKVIGVGGGGCNAVNRMISSGLSGIEFWSINTDAQALDNTTQTNSLHIGQKLTRGLGAGGNPAIGQKAAEESREEIAAALEESDLVFITAGMGGGTGTGAAPIVAEVAKEAGALTVGVVTRPFTFEGRRRMNQADEGIAALQGRVDTLIIIPNDKLLSVISEQTPVQEAFRTADDILRQGVQGISDIITIPGLVNVDFADVRAIMADAGTALMGIGMGSGKSRAREAAIAAISSPLLESSIDGASGAVFNITGGSDLTLHEVNAAAEIIYEGVDPNANIIFGAVIDERMQGEVCITVIATGFNTRAGAEPELEVARVTPFKRTLATPPINPPASSGAGGLGAGLDIPEFLQRRRPNGNR; encoded by the coding sequence ATGCCCGGAGAAACGTACACCAACAACTCGGCTTTGCCCAGCAGCGTCGCCCGCATTAAGGTAATTGGGGTAGGCGGCGGCGGCTGCAATGCTGTCAACCGCATGATTAGCAGTGGCCTGTCGGGCATTGAGTTCTGGTCTATCAACACCGATGCCCAGGCCCTTGACAACACCACTCAAACCAACAGTCTGCACATTGGTCAAAAGCTGACTCGCGGGCTGGGGGCTGGGGGTAATCCCGCCATTGGTCAAAAGGCCGCCGAAGAGTCGCGCGAAGAAATCGCCGCTGCCCTCGAAGAGTCTGACCTGGTGTTTATCACCGCTGGCATGGGCGGGGGTACCGGCACTGGCGCGGCCCCGATTGTGGCCGAGGTGGCTAAAGAAGCGGGCGCTCTGACGGTGGGCGTGGTGACGCGTCCCTTCACCTTTGAGGGCCGCCGCCGCATGAACCAGGCCGACGAGGGTATTGCCGCCCTGCAGGGCCGGGTCGATACGCTAATTATTATTCCCAACGACAAGCTGCTGTCGGTAATCTCTGAGCAGACTCCGGTACAGGAGGCTTTTCGCACCGCTGACGACATTCTGCGCCAGGGGGTGCAGGGAATCTCTGACATCATTACCATCCCCGGTCTGGTCAACGTTGACTTTGCCGACGTGCGGGCTATTATGGCCGACGCGGGCACGGCACTGATGGGTATTGGCATGGGCTCAGGCAAGTCGCGGGCGCGGGAAGCGGCGATCGCCGCCATCTCCTCTCCCCTGCTGGAGTCCTCCATCGACGGGGCCTCGGGAGCCGTGTTTAATATCACCGGAGGGTCAGATCTCACCCTCCACGAAGTCAACGCCGCTGCCGAGATCATCTACGAAGGGGTTGACCCCAACGCCAACATTATCTTTGGCGCGGTGATCGACGAGCGCATGCAGGGCGAAGTGTGCATTACCGTAATTGCTACGGGCTTTAACACCCGCGCTGGAGCTGAGCCTGAGCTAGAGGTGGCCCGCGTCACCCCCTTTAAGCGCACCCTGGCGACACCGCCCATTAACCCTCCGGCCAGCAGTGGGGCAGGCGGTCTGGGCGCTGGGCTAGACATCCCTGAATTCTTGCAGCGGCGGCGACCGAACGGCAACCGCTAG
- the thiD gene encoding bifunctional hydroxymethylpyrimidine kinase/phosphomethylpyrimidine kinase, giving the protein MTTSSPWPAALTIAGSDSGGGAGIQADLRTFAFHLVHGTSALTCVTAQNTLGVTRVDALPPDAVVAQIDAVTGDIAVQGIKTGMLLNQGIIQAVAGALSALPETIPIVVDPVMVSRTGAQLIDDDAIATLTRRLIPQARILTPNRHEAQMLSGLEITTLADMEAAARKIHQLGSQAVLVKGGGMKDALRSTDVWFDGSAMVVLEAEIVETKHTHGTGCTLSAAIAANLALGKEPLTAVRAAKDYVTNALKHALAIGQGQGPVGHFFPLLAK; this is encoded by the coding sequence ATGACCACGTCATCTCCTTGGCCTGCGGCCCTGACCATCGCTGGCTCTGACAGCGGCGGCGGGGCGGGCATTCAGGCCGATTTACGCACCTTTGCCTTTCACCTGGTTCACGGTACCAGCGCCCTCACCTGTGTCACGGCCCAAAATACCCTGGGGGTGACGCGGGTGGATGCCCTGCCCCCCGACGCGGTGGTGGCTCAGATCGACGCAGTGACTGGCGACATTGCTGTGCAGGGGATAAAAACCGGCATGCTGCTCAACCAGGGCATCATTCAGGCGGTGGCGGGGGCGTTGAGCGCCCTACCCGAGACAATTCCGATAGTGGTGGATCCGGTGATGGTGTCGCGTACGGGGGCACAGCTAATTGACGACGATGCGATCGCCACCCTGACCCGCCGCCTGATTCCCCAGGCCCGTATTCTCACCCCTAACCGCCACGAGGCCCAGATGCTCAGCGGTTTGGAGATCACCACCCTGGCCGATATGGAAGCGGCGGCCCGCAAAATTCATCAGCTTGGCTCCCAGGCCGTGCTGGTGAAAGGGGGCGGAATGAAAGATGCCCTACGTAGCACCGATGTCTGGTTTGATGGCAGCGCAATGGTGGTGCTAGAGGCAGAAATTGTAGAAACAAAGCACACCCACGGCACCGGCTGCACGCTGTCGGCGGCGATCGCCGCCAACCTCGCTCTGGGCAAAGAGCCTCTGACTGCCGTCAGAGCCGCCAAAGACTACGTGACCAATGCCCTCAAACACGCCCTGGCGATTGGTCAGGGCCAAGGCCCCGTTGGCCACTTCTTTCCGCTATTAGCCAAGTAG
- a CDS encoding phasin family protein: MAGFGDLVKKAFYLGVGVASYAGEKAGDTLKDLREQTQGIVNELVARGEITAEEAQRLVNEMVNRAQDAAAPSPEPLAQPRPIEILDDEAPIATVASPADAQTASLREQVAALRQELETLKQKSSN, translated from the coding sequence ATGGCCGGTTTTGGAGATTTGGTTAAAAAAGCGTTTTACCTGGGGGTTGGGGTCGCGTCCTACGCGGGCGAGAAGGCGGGCGACACCCTCAAAGATTTGCGTGAGCAGACCCAGGGCATTGTCAACGAACTGGTGGCGCGGGGCGAAATTACCGCCGAAGAAGCCCAGCGCCTGGTCAACGAGATGGTCAACCGCGCCCAGGATGCGGCAGCCCCCTCCCCTGAGCCGTTGGCCCAGCCCCGCCCCATCGAAATTTTGGATGACGAGGCTCCGATCGCTACCGTAGCCAGCCCCGCCGATGCCCAAACGGCAAGTCTGCGCGAGCAGGTGGCCGCCCTGCGTCAGGAACTAGAAACCCTTAAGCAAAAGTCGAGTAATTAG
- a CDS encoding HD domain-containing protein — protein MTNQRLQQQIAFVVEIDRLKQVLRQTLLIDASRRENSAEHSWHLAMMALVLAEYAPVGVDIQRAIHQVLVHDLVEIDAGDTFCYDSAGHKDKAQREQQAADRIFGLLPAPVAQDLRQLWDEFESQTTPTARFAAALDRMQPLLHNWRTGGGTWRQHSICRAQVMQRMAPVETGAPELWPFVLEVIEESVAQGYLVA, from the coding sequence ATGACCAACCAACGGCTTCAGCAACAAATCGCCTTTGTCGTCGAAATTGACCGCCTCAAGCAGGTTCTACGCCAGACCCTACTGATCGACGCCAGCCGCCGAGAAAACAGCGCTGAGCATTCCTGGCACCTGGCGATGATGGCCCTGGTGCTGGCCGAATATGCCCCCGTTGGAGTGGATATCCAGCGGGCGATTCACCAGGTGCTAGTTCACGATTTGGTCGAAATCGACGCGGGCGATACCTTCTGCTACGACTCGGCAGGGCATAAAGATAAGGCCCAACGAGAGCAGCAAGCTGCCGATCGCATCTTTGGCCTGCTGCCTGCGCCCGTCGCTCAAGATCTGCGCCAGCTGTGGGATGAGTTTGAGTCCCAGACCACCCCCACCGCCCGCTTCGCCGCTGCCCTCGATCGCATGCAGCCCCTGCTGCACAACTGGCGAACCGGCGGCGGCACCTGGAGGCAGCACAGCATCTGCCGCGCCCAGGTGATGCAGCGCATGGCCCCGGTAGAAACGGGAGCCCCAGAACTCTGGCCCTTTGTGCTGGAGGTGATTGAAGAGTCTGTCGCCCAGGGGTATTTAGTGGCGTGA
- a CDS encoding DUF4926 domain-containing protein: MTIHAYDVVALTEDLRATHPESKAPILLRRGQVGTVLMEFDGAACLIDFSDGEGQTYAMETVPIEKLMVLFYEPVLVAA; this comes from the coding sequence ATGACTATCCATGCATACGATGTTGTCGCTCTGACGGAAGATCTACGGGCTACTCATCCAGAGTCCAAAGCGCCTATTTTGCTGCGTAGAGGTCAGGTGGGCACTGTCTTAATGGAATTTGACGGCGCGGCCTGTTTGATTGATTTTTCTGATGGCGAGGGCCAAACTTACGCCATGGAAACAGTGCCCATCGAGAAGCTCATGGTGCTGTTCTATGAGCCGGTTTTGGTTGCAGCCTAG
- a CDS encoding DUF6883 domain-containing protein encodes MQLPNGHRAQLGDKLERYCLNPDHRKGKDKAALFRDRLGITLENKDVLEAALLAAALEDDAVVRSRDQYGYHYNIRFPMRTDVGEAWVLACWIIRHGEDFPRLTNTYPVRS; translated from the coding sequence ATGCAGCTACCCAATGGCCATCGCGCCCAGCTTGGCGACAAGCTGGAGCGTTACTGCCTCAACCCCGACCATCGCAAGGGTAAAGACAAAGCGGCTCTATTTCGCGATCGCCTGGGAATCACGTTAGAAAATAAAGATGTGCTGGAAGCGGCCCTACTGGCAGCCGCGCTCGAAGACGACGCCGTGGTCAGAAGTCGAGATCAGTACGGCTATCATTACAATATTCGCTTTCCTATGCGGACAGATGTGGGTGAAGCCTGGGTTTTAGCCTGTTGGATCATTCGCCATGGAGAAGACTTTCCTCGACTGACCAATACCTACCCCGTTAGATCCTAG